The DNA segment GGTTCATCAGGCCGCCGTCGGGGGTGACGATGCCGTGCCGGTCGGCGTCCGCGTCGTTGCCGGTGGCGATCGTGAACTGGTCGCGCTTGTCGATCAGCGAGGCCATCGCCGAGGGGGAGGAGCAGTCCATCCGGATCTTGCCGTCCCAGTCCAGCGTCATGAACCGCCAGGTCGGGTCGACCAGCGGATTCACCACGGTGAGGTCCAGCCGGTGCCGGTCGGCGATCTCGCCCCAGTAGCCGACGCTGGCGCCGCCGAGCGGGTCGGCACCGATCCGCACGCCGGCGTCCCGGACGGCGTCGAGGTCCAGGACGGCCGGCAGGTCGTCGACGTAGCTGCCGAGGAAGTCGTAGCCCTGCGCCGCGGCACGGGCCCGGGTGAACGGGATCCGCCGGACGCCGTCCAGGTCGGCGGCGAGCAGCTCGTTGGCCCGCCGCGCGATCCACCCGGTGGCGTCGGTGTCGGCGGGGCCGCCGGAGGGCGGGTTGTACTTGAAGCCGCCGTCGCGGGGCGGGTTGTGCGAGGGCGTGACGACGATGCCGTCGGCCAGCCCGCTGGTCTTCCCCCGGTTCGCCTTCAGGATGGCGTGGCTGACCGCCGGGGTGGGGGTGTAGCCGTCCGCGGAGTCGACCAGCACCGTGACGTCGTTGGCCGCCAGCACCTCCAGCGCGCTCGCCCAGGCCGGCTCGGACAGCCCGTGGGTGTCGCGGCCGACGAACAGCGGCCCGTCGTACCCCTGCCCGGCGCGGTACTCGCAGATGGCCTGGGTGGTGGCGAGGATGTGCGCCTCGTTGAAGGCCCCGTCCAGCGACGAGCCGCGGTGGCCCGAGGTGCCGAAGACGACCTGCTGCGAGACGTCGGCCGGGTCCGGCTGCACCGTGTAGTAGGCGGTGAGCAGGTGCGGGACGTCGACCAGGTCGCTGGGCCGGGCGAGCTGTCCGGCGCGGTCAGAGCTCATGCCCCGATCTTGGCCCGTGGACTCCTCCTCCCGCGACCTGGGTGCTCCCGGTCGGCTCAGTCCCACCAGAAGTGCCAGACCCGCGCACCCCGGATCAGTGCCGCGTACTCGTCCCTGCTGTAGAGCACCGGCTCGGCCAGGGTCTGAGGCGCGAAGTTGTCCGGGCAGAAGGCGTAGTGCTCGTCAGCCACACCCAGGCACTGCTGCACGGTCACCGGTGGCCGGGTGACGACGAGGTCGAGCTCGGCGAAGCCGATCCGCACCAGGTAGGCGCCGAACCGGTCCTCCCACGACCGGAGGACCGCAGCGACGTCCGCCCCGG comes from the Modestobacter italicus genome and includes:
- the pgm gene encoding phosphoglucomutase (alpha-D-glucose-1,6-bisphosphate-dependent) produces the protein MSSDRAGQLARPSDLVDVPHLLTAYYTVQPDPADVSQQVVFGTSGHRGSSLDGAFNEAHILATTQAICEYRAGQGYDGPLFVGRDTHGLSEPAWASALEVLAANDVTVLVDSADGYTPTPAVSHAILKANRGKTSGLADGIVVTPSHNPPRDGGFKYNPPSGGPADTDATGWIARRANELLAADLDGVRRIPFTRARAAAQGYDFLGSYVDDLPAVLDLDAVRDAGVRIGADPLGGASVGYWGEIADRHRLDLTVVNPLVDPTWRFMTLDWDGKIRMDCSSPSAMASLIDKRDQFTIATGNDADADRHGIVTPDGGLMNPNHFLAVAISYLFSHRPGWGAGTAVGKTLVSSSLIDRVVADLGRQLVEVPVGFKWFVPGLLDGSVGFGGEESAGASFLRRDGSVWTTDKDGLLLALLASEVQAVTGSSPSELHREMTARFGESAYARIDAAATREEKAALGKLSPEAVTATELAGEPITAKLTRAPGNDAAIGGLKVTTENAWFAARPSGTEDVYKVYAESFRGPEHLAQVQEEAKAVVSAALKG